The following coding sequences are from one Bacillus sp. SM2101 window:
- a CDS encoding DUF4179 domain-containing protein codes for MKQHLLKKRKELPIWRNFAVAAVITVGASSTTGFAFPTLSSQIPFIDNIINYFNNEEQHYKNFEIFSTDIGLAQTDNDVTVMIDNAVYDGTNIQYRLQLKQIIILEKR; via the coding sequence GTGAAACAACATTTACTTAAAAAACGCAAAGAATTACCGATTTGGCGTAATTTTGCCGTTGCTGCTGTTATCACTGTTGGAGCAAGTTCAACAACAGGTTTTGCATTCCCGACTCTTTCATCACAAATTCCTTTTATAGATAATATAATTAATTATTTTAATAATGAAGAGCAACATTACAAAAATTTTGAAATCTTCTCTACTGATATTGGTCTTGCGCAGACGGATAATGACGTTACGGTCATGATTGATAACGCGGTATACGACGGCACGAACATACAGTATCGTTTGCAGTTGAAGCAAATCATAATTTTGGAAAAACGATGA